In the Streptomyces sp. FXJ1.172 genome, one interval contains:
- a CDS encoding MbtH family protein: protein MTNPFEDRDAEYVVLVNAEQQYSLWPVFVDVPAGWEIAFGKASRHECLEYVERTWTDMRPRSLAEAMDTI, encoded by the coding sequence ATGACGAATCCGTTCGAGGACCGGGACGCCGAGTACGTCGTACTGGTCAATGCGGAGCAGCAGTACTCGCTGTGGCCGGTCTTTGTCGATGTTCCAGCTGGGTGGGAGATCGCTTTCGGGAAGGCCTCCCGTCACGAGTGTCTGGAATACGTCGAACGCACGTGGACCGATATGCGGCCCAGGAGCCTGGCTGAAGCCATGGACACCATCTGA